The following are encoded together in the Nodosilinea sp. PGN35 genome:
- a CDS encoding uracil-xanthine permease family protein — MAQADYDSTVEQEVAANTIAFQSELLYGLNDKPPVGEAIFVAIQHVLASFVGIITPGLLICAALGVSPEDTGIIVSMSLFASGICTFIQCRKFGPIGSGLLSLQGTSFAFLGPVIGVGTAAVASGSTPEQALALIFGVCFFGSAVEIILSRFLHLLQQIITPVVTGTVVMIIGLSLIKTGFFSLSGGAAAIQNETYGSTQNLALGGLVLAIVVFLTLSQNRFLRMGAIAIGLVVGYIISIALGLVNFSSLSSLPLIRLPIPLRYGLDFNFAAFAPFILLYVITAIETIGDLTATSAVSGEPVSGSVYFRRIKGGVLGDGVNSAIAAVFNTFPNTTFSQNNGVIQMTGVGSRYVGFYVAGIFVILGLIPLVGGIFQVIPQPVLGGATLVMFGSIAVAGLNIVASTGLDRRTSVIVAVSLAVGLGVVYAPEVLADKPALIKNVFSSGISTGGLAAILLNIILPGRPKVKVEAVPELSEA, encoded by the coding sequence ATGGCACAGGCAGACTACGACAGTACCGTTGAGCAGGAGGTGGCCGCAAACACAATTGCGTTCCAGTCTGAACTGCTCTACGGCCTCAACGACAAACCGCCCGTAGGGGAAGCAATTTTTGTTGCCATTCAGCACGTGCTGGCCTCGTTTGTTGGCATCATCACGCCCGGTTTGCTGATCTGTGCAGCCCTGGGCGTCAGTCCTGAAGACACCGGCATCATCGTCAGCATGTCGCTGTTTGCCAGCGGCATTTGCACCTTTATTCAATGCCGCAAGTTTGGGCCCATTGGCTCGGGGCTGCTGAGTCTCCAGGGCACTAGCTTTGCGTTTTTAGGCCCTGTAATTGGGGTTGGCACGGCGGCTGTTGCCAGCGGCAGCACCCCTGAACAGGCCCTGGCGCTCATCTTTGGGGTGTGCTTCTTTGGCTCTGCGGTTGAGATTATTCTGAGCCGGTTTTTACACCTGCTTCAGCAGATTATTACCCCTGTAGTCACGGGTACGGTGGTGATGATCATTGGTCTGAGTTTGATCAAGACTGGGTTTTTTAGCCTCTCGGGGGGGGCTGCCGCCATCCAAAACGAGACCTATGGCAGTACCCAAAACTTGGCTCTAGGGGGCCTGGTGCTGGCGATTGTGGTGTTTTTAACCCTGTCGCAAAACCGCTTTTTGAGAATGGGGGCGATCGCCATTGGTCTGGTAGTGGGCTACATCATTTCCATTGCCCTGGGACTGGTTAACTTTAGCTCCCTCAGCAGTCTGCCGCTGATTCGCCTGCCCATACCGCTGCGCTATGGCCTAGACTTCAACTTCGCCGCCTTTGCACCCTTCATTTTGCTCTACGTCATTACCGCCATTGAGACCATTGGTGACCTGACGGCCACTTCAGCAGTTTCCGGCGAGCCGGTTTCGGGATCTGTCTACTTCCGTCGCATCAAGGGCGGCGTGTTAGGGGACGGCGTGAACTCAGCCATTGCCGCCGTGTTCAACACGTTTCCCAACACCACCTTTAGCCAAAACAACGGGGTGATTCAAATGACCGGGGTGGGCAGTCGCTACGTGGGCTTCTACGTAGCCGGTATCTTCGTCATTCTGGGGCTAATTCCCCTGGTTGGCGGCATCTTTCAGGTAATTCCTCAGCCGGTTTTAGGGGGGGCAACGCTAGTCATGTTCGGCTCCATTGCTGTGGCAGGGCTCAACATCGTCGCCTCAACCGGCCTCGATCGCCGCACTAGCGTAATCGTGGCGGTTTCTTTGGCCGTGGGGCTTGGGGTTGTCTATGCTCCCGAGGTGCTGGCCGACAAACCCGCGCTGATTAAAAACGTGTTCTCGTCAGGGATTTCTACCGGTGGTCTGGCGGCCATTTTGTTGAACATCATCCTGCCG